A genomic window from Streptomyces sp. WMMC940 includes:
- a CDS encoding ABC transporter ATP-binding protein, with protein MNNESAVRVRGLVKRYGARTAVDGLDLDVRTGTVTAVLGPNGAGKTTTVETCEGYRRADSGTVRVLGLDPVADAARLRPRIGVMLQSGGVYSGARADEMLRHMAKLHAHPLDVDALIERLGLGSCGRTTYRRLSGGQQQRLALAMAVVGRPELVFLDEPTAGLDPQARRATWNLVRELRADGVTVVLTTHFMDEAEALADDVAIVDAGRVAAQGSPEQLCRGGAENTLRFTGRPGLDLGSLLKALPDGTAATELTPGAYRISGTVDPQLLATVTSWCAQHGVMPDGISVERHTLEDVFLELTGKELRS; from the coding sequence ATGAACAACGAGTCCGCCGTCCGGGTACGGGGCCTGGTCAAACGGTACGGAGCCAGAACCGCGGTGGACGGGCTCGACCTCGACGTCCGCACCGGCACGGTCACCGCCGTCCTCGGCCCGAACGGGGCCGGGAAGACCACCACCGTCGAGACCTGCGAGGGCTACCGCCGCGCCGACTCCGGCACGGTCCGCGTCCTCGGTCTCGACCCGGTCGCCGACGCCGCACGGCTGCGCCCGCGGATCGGCGTGATGCTGCAGTCCGGCGGCGTGTACTCGGGCGCCCGCGCCGACGAGATGCTGCGCCACATGGCGAAGCTGCACGCCCACCCCCTCGACGTGGACGCCCTGATCGAACGGCTCGGCCTCGGTTCGTGCGGCCGGACGACCTACCGGCGGCTCTCGGGCGGACAGCAGCAGCGGCTGGCCCTGGCCATGGCCGTCGTGGGCCGGCCCGAACTGGTATTCCTGGACGAGCCGACCGCCGGACTCGACCCGCAGGCCCGGCGCGCCACCTGGAACCTCGTGCGCGAGCTGCGTGCCGACGGCGTGACGGTCGTCCTGACCACCCACTTCATGGACGAGGCGGAAGCACTCGCCGACGACGTCGCGATCGTCGACGCGGGCCGGGTCGCCGCCCAGGGCAGCCCCGAGCAGCTGTGCCGGGGTGGCGCCGAGAACACCCTGCGCTTCACCGGCCGCCCCGGCCTGGACCTCGGCTCCCTGCTGAAGGCGCTGCCGGACGGCACCGCGGCGACCGAGCTGACACCGGGCGCCTACCGGATCAGCGGCACCGTCGACCCGCAGCTGCTCGCCACCGTCACCTCCTGGTGCGCGCAGCACGGGGTGATGCCGGACGGCATCTCGGTGGAACGCCACACCCTCGAGGACGTCTTCCTGGAGCTCACGGGGAAGGAGCTGCGGTCGTGA
- a CDS encoding helix-turn-helix transcriptional regulator, whose protein sequence is MKNGGAVGESPQEELATGERSTRNRVARSILDHGPSTVADLAGRLGLTQAAVRRHLDALVSDDVVVAREQRVYGARTRGRPAKVFALTDCGRDAFDQSYDVLAVDALRWIEENAGGEAAVAAFARDRMEAQAEAYRRAVEAAGPEARTDALAKALTADGYAATARNAPVGEQLCQHHCPVAHVAERYPQLCEAETEVFSRLLGTHVQRLATIAHGDGVCTTFIPKAGHRSDDRPADGSGGTSTTSNTDKTTSQASASTAGRNPA, encoded by the coding sequence GTGAAAAACGGCGGAGCTGTGGGGGAGTCCCCCCAGGAGGAGCTCGCGACCGGGGAGCGGTCCACCCGCAACCGGGTCGCGCGGTCGATCCTGGACCACGGCCCGTCCACCGTCGCCGATCTCGCCGGGCGTCTCGGACTCACCCAGGCCGCCGTGCGCCGTCATCTGGACGCACTCGTCTCCGACGACGTCGTCGTGGCCCGTGAGCAGCGCGTGTACGGCGCCCGCACCCGAGGCAGGCCCGCCAAGGTCTTCGCGCTCACCGACTGCGGCCGGGACGCCTTCGACCAGTCCTACGACGTGCTCGCCGTGGACGCCCTCCGCTGGATCGAGGAGAACGCGGGAGGCGAGGCCGCCGTCGCGGCCTTCGCCCGCGACCGCATGGAGGCCCAGGCCGAGGCGTACCGCCGGGCCGTGGAGGCCGCCGGTCCCGAGGCGCGTACCGATGCTCTGGCCAAGGCGTTGACCGCGGACGGGTACGCTGCCACGGCGCGTAACGCCCCGGTCGGCGAGCAGCTGTGTCAGCACCACTGCCCCGTCGCCCATGTGGCCGAGCGGTATCCGCAGCTGTGCGAGGCGGAGACCGAGGTCTTCTCCCGTCTGCTCGGCACGCACGTACAGCGTCTGGCCACCATCGCCCACGGCGACGGCGTGTGCACGACCTTCATCCCGAAGGCCGGTCACCGGTCCGACGACCGGCCGGCCGACGGGTCCGGCGGCACCAGCACGACCAGCAACACCGACAAGACCACTTCGCAAGCATCTGCAAGCACGGCCGGGAGGAACCCCGCATGA
- the sufB gene encoding Fe-S cluster assembly protein SufB: MTLPTETAHPELEGLGKYEYGWADSDVAGASAKRGLSEDVVRDISAKKSEPEWMLKMRLKGLRLFDKKPMPNWGSDLSGIDFDNIKYFVRSTEKQAESWEDLPEDIKNTYDKLGIPEAEKQRLVAGVAAQYESEVVYHQIREDLEEQGVIFLDTDTALKEHPELFKEYFGTVIPAGDNKFASLNTAVWSGGSFIYVPKGVHVEIPLQAYFRINTENMGQFERTLIIVDEDAYVHYVEGCTAPIYSSDSLHSAVVEIIVKKGARCRYTTIQNWSNNVYNLVTKRAVAYEGATMEWVDGNIGSKVTMKYPAVYLMGEHAKGETLSIAFAGEGQHQDAGAKMVHMAPNTSSNIVSKSVARGGGRTSYRGLIEIGEGAPGAKSNVLCDALLVDTISRSDTYPYVDVREDDVSMGHEATVSKVSEDQLFYLMSRGLSEDEAMAMIVRGFVEPIAKELPMEYALELNRLIELQMEGAVG, translated from the coding sequence ATGACTCTCCCCACGGAGACTGCCCACCCTGAGCTCGAGGGCCTGGGCAAGTACGAATACGGCTGGGCCGACTCCGACGTCGCGGGCGCCTCCGCGAAGCGCGGCCTCTCGGAGGACGTGGTCCGGGACATCTCCGCGAAGAAGTCCGAGCCCGAGTGGATGCTGAAGATGCGTCTGAAGGGCCTGAGGCTCTTCGACAAGAAGCCCATGCCGAACTGGGGCTCCGATCTCTCCGGCATCGACTTCGACAACATCAAGTACTTCGTGCGGTCCACGGAGAAGCAGGCGGAGTCCTGGGAGGACCTGCCCGAGGACATCAAGAACACGTACGACAAGCTCGGCATCCCCGAGGCCGAGAAGCAGCGCCTCGTGGCCGGTGTCGCCGCGCAGTACGAGTCCGAGGTCGTCTACCACCAGATCCGCGAGGACCTGGAGGAGCAGGGCGTCATCTTCCTGGACACCGACACCGCGCTGAAGGAGCACCCGGAGCTCTTCAAGGAGTACTTCGGCACGGTCATCCCGGCCGGCGACAACAAGTTCGCCTCGCTGAACACCGCGGTGTGGTCCGGCGGCTCCTTCATCTACGTGCCGAAGGGCGTGCACGTCGAGATCCCGCTCCAGGCCTACTTCCGGATCAACACCGAGAACATGGGCCAGTTCGAGCGGACGCTGATCATCGTCGACGAGGACGCCTACGTCCACTACGTCGAGGGCTGCACCGCCCCGATCTACTCCTCGGACTCGCTGCACAGCGCCGTGGTCGAGATCATCGTCAAGAAGGGCGCCCGCTGCCGCTACACGACCATCCAGAACTGGTCGAACAACGTCTACAACCTGGTCACCAAGCGTGCCGTGGCGTACGAGGGCGCGACCATGGAGTGGGTCGACGGCAACATCGGCTCCAAGGTCACGATGAAGTACCCCGCCGTGTACCTGATGGGCGAGCACGCCAAGGGCGAGACCCTGTCCATCGCCTTCGCGGGCGAGGGCCAGCACCAGGACGCCGGCGCCAAGATGGTCCACATGGCGCCGAACACCTCGTCGAACATCGTCTCCAAGTCGGTGGCGCGAGGCGGCGGCCGCACCTCCTACCGCGGTCTGATCGAGATCGGCGAGGGCGCCCCCGGTGCCAAGTCCAACGTGCTCTGCGACGCCCTGCTCGTCGACACGATCTCCCGGTCCGACACCTACCCGTACGTCGACGTCCGCGAGGACGACGTCTCCATGGGGCACGAGGCCACCGTCTCCAAGGTCTCCGAGGACCAGCTCTTCTACCTGATGAGCCGCGGCCTCTCCGAGGACGAGGCGATGGCGATGATCGTGCGCGGCTTCGTCGAGCCGATCGCCAAGGAGCTGCCCATGGAGTACGCCCTGGAGCTCAACCGGCTGATCGAGCTGCAGATGGAGGGCGCGGTCGGCTGA
- the sufD gene encoding Fe-S cluster assembly protein SufD codes for MAEAQNIPVGSTTAGSIAVAAESTVATRMSAPPSFDVADFPVPHGREEEWRFTPLERLKGLHDGTAKADGSIKAEVDAPDGVTVESVGRDDARIGKAGTPVDRVAAQAFSSFEKATVVSIPKETVLAEPVRVTLHGEGGTTFGHTVFEIGAFAEAVIVIDHTGDAVRAANVDFLIGDGAKVTFVSVQDWDDTAVHCSQHNALVGRDATFKSVVITFGGDVVRLHPRVEYAGTGGEAELFGLYFTDAGQHQEHRLLVTHNTPHCKSNVVYKGALQGDDAHAVWIGDVLIEAKAEGTDTYEMNRNLVLTDGARVDSVPNLEIETGEIVGAGHASATGRFDDEQLFYLMARGIPEAEARRLVVRGFFAGLVQQIGLPDVEERLIAKIEAELEASV; via the coding sequence ATGGCTGAGGCTCAGAACATCCCGGTGGGCTCCACCACCGCCGGCTCGATCGCGGTGGCCGCGGAGTCGACCGTCGCCACGCGCATGAGCGCGCCCCCGTCCTTCGACGTGGCGGACTTCCCGGTCCCGCACGGCCGCGAGGAGGAGTGGCGGTTCACGCCGCTGGAGCGACTGAAGGGGCTCCACGACGGCACCGCGAAGGCCGACGGTTCGATCAAGGCGGAGGTGGACGCCCCCGACGGCGTCACCGTCGAGTCCGTGGGACGCGACGACGCGCGGATCGGCAAGGCGGGCACGCCCGTCGACCGGGTCGCCGCGCAGGCGTTCTCCTCCTTCGAGAAGGCCACCGTCGTCTCGATCCCCAAGGAGACGGTCCTGGCCGAGCCGGTGCGGGTCACCCTGCACGGCGAGGGCGGCACCACCTTCGGGCACACGGTCTTCGAGATCGGCGCCTTCGCCGAGGCCGTCATCGTCATCGACCACACCGGTGACGCCGTGCGCGCCGCCAACGTGGACTTCCTGATCGGCGACGGCGCCAAGGTCACCTTCGTCTCCGTCCAGGACTGGGACGACACGGCGGTCCACTGCTCGCAGCACAACGCGCTCGTCGGCCGTGACGCCACCTTCAAGTCGGTCGTGATCACCTTCGGCGGCGACGTCGTCCGCCTCCACCCCCGTGTCGAGTACGCGGGTACGGGCGGCGAGGCCGAGCTGTTCGGCCTGTACTTCACCGACGCGGGCCAGCACCAGGAGCACCGCCTCCTGGTCACCCACAACACGCCGCACTGCAAGTCCAACGTCGTCTACAAGGGCGCGCTCCAGGGCGACGACGCGCACGCCGTCTGGATCGGTGACGTCCTCATCGAGGCCAAGGCCGAGGGCACCGACACCTACGAGATGAACCGCAACCTGGTTCTGACCGACGGCGCCCGCGTCGACTCCGTGCCCAACCTGGAGATCGAGACCGGGGAGATCGTCGGCGCCGGCCACGCCTCCGCCACCGGCCGCTTCGACGACGAGCAGCTCTTCTACCTGATGGCGCGGGGCATCCCGGAGGCCGAGGCCCGCCGCCTCGTCGTCCGCGGCTTCTTCGCCGGACTCGTCCAGCAGATCGGTCTGCCGGACGTGGAGGAGCGCCTCATCGCCAAGATCGAGGCGGAGCTGGAGGCGTCCGTCTGA
- a CDS encoding non-heme iron oxygenase ferredoxin subunit produces the protein MAFVRACGLSELEEDTPKRVELDGTPVSVVRTEGEVFAIHDICSHANVSLSEGEVEDCQIECWLHGSSFDLRTGKPSGLPATRPVPVYPVKIEGDDVLVSVTQES, from the coding sequence ATGGCCTTCGTCCGCGCCTGTGGGCTGAGCGAGCTGGAGGAGGACACCCCGAAGCGGGTGGAACTCGACGGCACGCCGGTCTCCGTCGTCCGTACGGAGGGCGAGGTGTTCGCGATCCACGACATCTGCTCGCACGCGAACGTCTCCCTCTCCGAGGGCGAGGTGGAGGACTGCCAGATCGAGTGCTGGCTGCACGGCTCCAGCTTCGACCTCCGCACCGGCAAGCCGTCCGGCCTTCCCGCGACGCGCCCCGTCCCCGTGTACCCCGTAAAGATCGAAGGGGACGATGTGCTCGTCTCCGTCACCCAGGAGTCCTGA
- the sufC gene encoding Fe-S cluster assembly ATPase SufC yields MATLEIRDLHVSVEAENGPREILKGVDLTVKQGETHAIMGPNGSGKSTLAYSLAGHPKYTITGGTVTLDGEDVLEMSVDERARAGLFLAMQYPVEVPGVSVSNFLRTSATAIRGEAPKLRTWVKEVKETMESLQMDPSFAERNVNEGFSGGEKKRHEILQLELLKPKIAILDETDSGLDVDALRTVSEGVNRVRGTGEVGTLLITHYTRILRYIKPDFVHVFANGRIAESGGAELADKLEAEGYEAYTKGGVSA; encoded by the coding sequence ATGGCAACGCTTGAAATCCGCGACCTGCACGTCTCCGTCGAGGCCGAGAACGGCCCCCGGGAGATCCTCAAGGGCGTCGACCTGACCGTGAAGCAGGGCGAGACCCACGCCATCATGGGCCCCAACGGCTCAGGCAAGTCGACCCTCGCCTACTCCCTCGCGGGCCACCCCAAGTACACGATCACCGGTGGCACCGTGACCCTGGACGGCGAGGACGTCCTGGAGATGTCCGTCGACGAGCGCGCCCGCGCCGGCCTCTTCCTCGCCATGCAGTACCCGGTCGAGGTCCCCGGCGTCTCGGTCTCCAACTTCCTGCGCACCTCCGCCACCGCGATCCGCGGCGAGGCTCCCAAGCTGCGCACCTGGGTGAAGGAGGTCAAGGAGACCATGGAGAGCCTCCAGATGGACCCCTCGTTCGCCGAGCGGAACGTGAACGAGGGCTTCTCCGGCGGTGAGAAGAAGCGCCACGAGATCCTCCAGCTCGAGCTCCTCAAGCCGAAGATCGCGATCCTCGACGAGACGGACTCCGGCCTGGACGTCGACGCGCTGCGCACGGTCTCCGAGGGCGTCAACCGCGTCCGCGGGACCGGTGAGGTCGGCACCCTGCTGATCACCCACTACACGCGCATCCTGCGCTACATCAAGCCCGACTTCGTCCACGTGTTCGCGAACGGCCGCATCGCCGAGTCCGGCGGCGCCGAGCTCGCCGACAAGCTCGAGGCCGAGGGCTACGAGGCATACACGAAGGGTGGCGTATCCGCGTGA
- a CDS encoding cysteine desulfurase, producing the protein MTQMPGLLDTEAIRKDFPILDRVLHDGRKLVYLDNAATSQKPRQVLDAVAEYYERYNANVHRGVHVLAEEATALYEGARDKVASFVNAPSRDEVIFTKNASESLNLVANMLGWADEPYRVDRETEIVITEMEHHSNIVPWQLLAQRTGAKLKWFGLTDDGRLDLSDIEEVITEKTKIVSFVLVSNILGTVNPVEQIVRRAQEVGALVLVDASQAAPHMPLDVQALGADFVAFTGHKMCGPTGIGVLWGRQELLEDLPPFLGGGEMIETVSMHSSTYAPAPHKFEAGTPPIAQAVGLGAAVDYLDAIGMDRIAQHEHAITEYAVRRLQEVPDLRIIGPVTAEDRGAAISFVLGDIHPHDVGQVLDEQGIAVRVGHHCARPVCLRYGIPATTRASFYLYSTPGEVDALVDGLEHVRNFFG; encoded by the coding sequence GTGACACAGATGCCGGGCCTCCTCGACACCGAGGCGATCCGCAAGGACTTCCCGATCCTGGACCGCGTGCTCCACGACGGCAGGAAGCTCGTGTACCTGGACAACGCGGCGACCTCGCAGAAGCCGCGCCAGGTGCTGGACGCGGTCGCCGAGTACTACGAGCGCTACAACGCCAATGTCCACCGCGGTGTGCACGTGCTCGCCGAGGAGGCCACGGCACTGTACGAGGGCGCTCGCGACAAGGTCGCCTCCTTCGTCAACGCGCCGAGCCGCGACGAGGTGATCTTCACCAAGAACGCGTCGGAGTCGCTGAACCTCGTGGCGAACATGCTGGGCTGGGCCGATGAGCCCTACCGCGTGGACCGCGAGACCGAGATCGTCATCACGGAGATGGAGCACCACTCCAACATCGTTCCGTGGCAGCTGCTGGCGCAGCGCACCGGCGCGAAGCTGAAGTGGTTCGGCCTCACCGACGACGGCCGCCTCGACCTCTCCGACATCGAGGAGGTCATCACGGAGAAGACGAAGATCGTCTCCTTTGTGCTGGTCTCCAACATCCTGGGGACGGTCAACCCGGTAGAGCAGATCGTCCGCCGGGCGCAGGAGGTCGGCGCGCTCGTCCTCGTCGACGCCTCGCAGGCCGCCCCGCACATGCCGCTGGACGTCCAGGCCCTCGGCGCCGACTTCGTCGCCTTCACCGGTCACAAGATGTGCGGTCCGACCGGCATCGGCGTGCTCTGGGGCCGCCAGGAGCTGCTGGAGGACCTGCCGCCGTTCCTGGGCGGCGGCGAGATGATCGAGACCGTCTCGATGCACTCGTCGACGTACGCCCCGGCGCCGCACAAGTTCGAGGCCGGTACCCCCCCGATCGCCCAGGCCGTCGGCCTCGGTGCCGCCGTGGACTACCTCGACGCGATCGGCATGGACCGGATCGCCCAGCACGAGCACGCGATCACCGAGTACGCCGTCCGGCGGCTGCAGGAGGTCCCCGACCTGCGGATCATCGGCCCGGTCACGGCCGAGGACCGCGGCGCGGCCATCTCCTTCGTGCTCGGGGACATCCACCCGCACGACGTGGGGCAGGTGCTCGACGAGCAGGGCATCGCCGTCCGGGTCGGCCACCACTGCGCACGGCCGGTGTGCCTCCGGTACGGAATTCCCGCGACCACCAGGGCGTCGTTCTATCTGTACTCCACGCCGGGCGAGGTGGACGCGCTGGTCGACGGCTTGGAGCACGTCCGTAACTTCTTCGGCTGA
- the sufU gene encoding Fe-S cluster assembly sulfur transfer protein SufU, translated as MKLDSMYQDVILDHYKHPHGRGLRDGDAEVHHVNPTCGDEITMRVKYDGTRIEDVSYEGQGCSISQASASVLNELLVGKELAEAQKIQATFLELMQSKGQIEPDDAMEEVLEDAVAFAGVSKYPARVKCALLSWMAWKDATAQALSEGKTA; from the coding sequence GTGAAGCTTGATTCGATGTACCAGGACGTCATCCTGGACCACTACAAGCACCCGCACGGGCGGGGCTTGCGGGACGGCGACGCCGAGGTGCACCACGTCAATCCCACCTGCGGCGACGAGATCACGATGCGTGTGAAGTACGACGGCACACGCATCGAGGACGTCTCCTACGAGGGGCAGGGCTGCTCCATCAGCCAGGCGTCCGCCTCCGTGCTGAACGAGCTGCTCGTCGGCAAGGAGCTCGCCGAGGCGCAGAAGATCCAGGCGACGTTCCTGGAGCTGATGCAGTCCAAGGGCCAGATCGAGCCGGACGACGCGATGGAGGAGGTGCTGGAGGACGCGGTCGCGTTCGCCGGCGTCTCCAAGTACCCGGCGCGCGTGAAGTGCGCCCTCCTGAGCTGGATGGCATGGAAGGACGCGACGGCGCAGGCGCTGTCCGAAGGGAAGACCGCATGA
- a CDS encoding metal-sulfur cluster assembly factor translates to MTENRETTAEKDWPDEETFSSEAAAPTSTKASEEEVREALYDVVDPELGIDVVNLGLIYGIHIDDANIATLDMTLTSAACPLTDVIEDQAKAATDGIVNELKINWVWMPPWGPDKITDDGREQLRALGFNV, encoded by the coding sequence ATGACTGAGAACCGCGAGACCACGGCGGAGAAGGACTGGCCGGACGAGGAGACCTTCTCCTCCGAGGCCGCGGCGCCGACGAGCACGAAGGCCTCCGAGGAGGAGGTCCGCGAGGCCCTCTACGACGTCGTCGACCCCGAGCTGGGCATCGACGTGGTCAACCTCGGGCTGATCTACGGCATCCACATCGACGACGCCAACATCGCGACCCTGGACATGACGCTGACGTCCGCGGCCTGCCCGCTGACGGACGTGATCGAGGACCAGGCGAAGGCCGCGACCGACGGCATCGTCAACGAGCTGAAGATCAACTGGGTCTGGATGCCGCCGTGGGGACCGGACAAGATCACGGACGACGGCCGTGAGCAGCTGAGGGCGCTCGGCTTCAACGTCTGA
- a CDS encoding DUF7847 domain-containing protein → MSDNNMGPGSGPYDGTPGSGGAPGYGGAPGWGGWGPPPAPKPGVIPLRPLDLGDVLGGAFASIGRGWKQLYGTAVAVYLGAALLVGGAIAMAYSAVGDRLHEIVDLPRGGEPSWDQVQPLVVAFVCVWVFAVVVMLLSTTVVTAAVPAVLQDTVLGRPVVFGAVWRRAWVRVPAVLGTVLLTGLIALVPVALLMVGFVALMVGLLTSLDGDGGAAGVPAALGFLGVLATAPVAVWLWVKFSLAAHVAVFEGQGPVRSMRRSWDLVRGGWWRIFGISLLGYLMAAVVSIVIREAVDATSVFPMAGTAPLDEGEDLATLLVGMSGWFALALVGQLVAQIVTSTFPQLVTGLLYVDQRIRNENLAPVLASAAGGTGPHPPAPPVAG, encoded by the coding sequence ATGTCGGACAACAACATGGGGCCGGGATCCGGACCGTACGACGGCACTCCCGGCTCGGGCGGGGCGCCGGGATACGGCGGAGCCCCCGGCTGGGGCGGCTGGGGGCCTCCCCCGGCACCGAAGCCGGGAGTGATACCGCTGCGCCCGCTCGACCTCGGTGACGTCCTGGGCGGTGCGTTCGCGTCGATCGGCCGTGGCTGGAAACAGCTGTACGGCACCGCCGTCGCCGTCTATCTCGGCGCGGCGCTCCTGGTCGGCGGGGCGATCGCGATGGCGTACTCGGCGGTCGGCGACAGGCTGCACGAGATCGTCGACCTGCCCCGGGGCGGGGAGCCGTCCTGGGACCAGGTACAGCCCCTGGTCGTCGCGTTCGTGTGCGTCTGGGTGTTCGCCGTCGTGGTGATGCTCCTGTCCACGACGGTGGTCACGGCAGCGGTCCCCGCCGTCCTCCAGGACACGGTGCTCGGCCGGCCGGTCGTCTTCGGTGCGGTCTGGCGCCGGGCCTGGGTAAGGGTTCCGGCGGTGCTCGGCACCGTCCTCCTCACCGGCCTGATCGCTCTCGTGCCCGTGGCCCTGCTGATGGTCGGCTTCGTGGCCCTGATGGTCGGCCTGCTGACCTCGCTGGACGGCGACGGAGGCGCGGCAGGCGTGCCGGCCGCGCTCGGCTTCCTCGGGGTACTGGCCACCGCGCCGGTCGCGGTCTGGCTCTGGGTGAAGTTCAGCCTGGCCGCGCATGTCGCGGTCTTCGAGGGGCAGGGCCCGGTCCGGTCGATGCGCCGCTCCTGGGACCTGGTGCGCGGCGGCTGGTGGCGGATCTTCGGGATCTCGCTGCTCGGCTATCTGATGGCGGCGGTGGTGAGCATCGTGATCCGCGAGGCGGTCGACGCGACGAGCGTCTTCCCGATGGCGGGTACCGCGCCCCTGGACGAGGGCGAGGATCTCGCGACGCTCCTCGTCGGGATGTCCGGCTGGTTCGCCCTGGCCCTGGTCGGCCAGCTGGTCGCGCAGATCGTCACCTCGACGTTCCCCCAGCTGGTGACCGGGCTCCTCTACGTCGACCAGCGCATCCGCAACGAGAACCTGGCGCCGGTGCTGGCCTCCGCGGCGGGCGGCACGGGACCGCATCCGCCGGCCCCGCCGGTCGCCGGCTGA
- a CDS encoding DMT family transporter: protein MAYGLLAAAIAAEVAGTTAMKYSEGFTRLWPSLVTVIGYVIAFALLAQTLKTLSVGTAYAIWAGVGTAAVAAIGMVFLNESTSLVRITGIALVVAGVVVLNLGGAH from the coding sequence ATGGCATACGGACTGCTGGCCGCGGCGATCGCGGCGGAGGTCGCCGGCACCACGGCGATGAAGTACAGCGAGGGCTTCACCCGGCTCTGGCCCTCACTGGTCACCGTCATCGGGTACGTGATCGCCTTCGCGCTGCTGGCACAGACGCTGAAGACCCTCTCCGTCGGCACGGCCTACGCGATCTGGGCGGGCGTCGGGACCGCCGCCGTCGCGGCGATCGGCATGGTGTTCCTGAACGAGTCCACCAGCCTCGTGCGGATCACCGGCATCGCGCTGGTCGTCGCGGGCGTCGTCGTGCTCAACCTCGGCGGCGCGCACTGA
- a CDS encoding TetR/AcrR family transcriptional regulator, giving the protein MGRRYDPDRRQRIIDAAIRVVGRHGIARLSHRTVAAEADVPLGSTTYHFASLDELLVAALRQANESFATAVRDSGVLADPCRDPAGELARLMGEWLGRERSGVELEYELYLAALRRPALRPVAAEWADGVTEVLARRSDPVTARALVALMDGICLQVLLTDTAYDEEYAREMLGRILSAGRVSARPAPAARTGDGPPGHAPGT; this is encoded by the coding sequence ATGGGGCGCCGGTACGACCCCGATCGGCGCCAGCGCATCATCGACGCGGCCATCCGGGTGGTCGGGCGCCACGGCATCGCCCGGCTGAGCCACCGCACGGTCGCCGCCGAGGCGGACGTGCCGCTGGGATCGACGACGTATCACTTCGCCTCGCTGGACGAGCTGCTGGTCGCCGCGCTGCGCCAGGCCAACGAGAGCTTCGCGACCGCCGTCCGGGACAGCGGGGTCCTCGCGGACCCCTGCCGGGATCCGGCCGGTGAGCTGGCCCGGCTGATGGGGGAGTGGCTCGGGCGCGAACGCAGCGGGGTGGAACTGGAGTACGAGCTGTATCTCGCCGCCCTGCGCCGCCCCGCGCTGCGCCCCGTCGCGGCGGAGTGGGCCGACGGCGTCACCGAGGTCCTCGCCCGCCGCAGCGACCCGGTGACGGCCCGGGCCCTGGTGGCGCTGATGGACGGGATCTGCCTCCAGGTCCTGCTCACGGACACGGCTTATGACGAGGAGTACGCGCGCGAGATGCTGGGCCGGATCCTGTCCGCCGGGCGGGTCTCCGCCCGGCCCGCCCCGGCGGCCCGCACGGGGGACGGCCCGCCGGGGCACGCGCCCGGCACCTGA